A stretch of Thermodesulfobacteriota bacterium DNA encodes these proteins:
- the lpxI gene encoding UDP-2,3-diacylglucosamine diphosphatase LpxI (LpxI, functionally equivalent to LpxH, replaces it in LPS biosynthesis in a minority of bacteria.) has protein sequence MDRLAVIAGAGEFPVLMVRELRRRGVETVAVAFEEEADPAIEAEADRTYWQGVGKVGKLLKLLKKEKIERAVFAGKVHKTRIFKDFRPDIKALTLLWGLKDRKDDTIMLKVAEVLAAEGVELLPQTVHMEAYLPGPQVFTAREPTEEERADVEFGASVARELGRLDIGQTVVVKRGAVLAVEAIEGTDPAIRRGGSLGGAGAVVVKVAKPSQDLRFDVPAVGVDTILTCVDAGIRTLAIEGGRTFFFQRDEAVALAGRNGMAILAF, from the coding sequence ATGGATCGGCTTGCGGTAATTGCAGGGGCGGGGGAGTTCCCGGTGCTCATGGTCCGGGAGCTGCGCCGCCGGGGCGTGGAGACCGTGGCGGTGGCCTTCGAGGAAGAGGCCGACCCGGCCATCGAGGCCGAGGCGGACCGCACCTACTGGCAGGGCGTCGGCAAGGTGGGCAAGCTCCTCAAGCTCCTCAAGAAGGAGAAGATCGAGCGCGCCGTCTTCGCGGGCAAGGTGCACAAGACGCGGATCTTCAAGGACTTCCGCCCCGACATCAAGGCACTCACCCTGCTCTGGGGCCTCAAGGACCGAAAAGACGACACCATCATGCTCAAGGTGGCCGAGGTGCTGGCTGCCGAGGGGGTGGAGCTCCTGCCCCAGACCGTCCACATGGAGGCCTATCTGCCCGGCCCCCAGGTCTTCACGGCGCGGGAGCCGACGGAGGAGGAGCGTGCCGACGTGGAGTTCGGTGCCTCGGTGGCCCGGGAGCTCGGCCGCCTCGACATCGGCCAGACCGTGGTGGTGAAGCGGGGCGCGGTGCTGGCCGTGGAAGCCATCGAGGGCACCGACCCGGCCATCCGCCGGGGGGGGAGCCTGGGGGGGGCAGGGGCGGTGGTGGTCAAGGTGGCCAAGCCGTCCCAGGACCTGCGCTTCGACGTGCCCGCCGTCGGGGTCGACACGATCCTGACCTGCGTCGACGCCGGCATTCGGACCCTGGCCATCGAGGGCGGCCGCACCTTCTTCTTCCAGCGCGACGAAGCCGTCGCCCTGGCCGGCCGCAACGGAATGGCGATCCTGGCCTTCTGA